Proteins encoded by one window of Candidatus Poribacteria bacterium:
- a CDS encoding VWA domain-containing protein, translating into MRHTSSVKAFPILRVIRFIVLALLIISLARPQLSQSREHKFTEGIDIFLVLDISESMRAEDFEEFNRIQIAKSVVNDFLTHRQNDRIGLVVFAGESFTLCPLTSDYSVLVELLRDVEIGQLEDGTAIGDALATATHRLRASESQTKIVILLTDGENNAGSIEPGAAASLAQSFGIKVYTIGMGEEGGARIPYADTTFGKRYREVLTYLDEDTLKQIANTTGGRYFRATDTQSLKQIYAEIDRFEKTKFETVNIVVHKELTVYLLIPALLLLGTEILLSNTVLRKIP; encoded by the coding sequence ACGTCTTCAGTTAAAGCGTTTCCGATACTGAGAGTGATTCGATTTATTGTTCTCGCGCTTCTCATTATCTCCCTTGCTCGTCCGCAACTGTCCCAAAGCCGTGAGCACAAATTCACTGAAGGTATCGATATCTTTTTAGTACTCGACATTTCGGAGAGCATGCGAGCAGAGGATTTTGAAGAATTCAATCGCATTCAAATTGCGAAATCAGTCGTTAACGATTTTCTGACGCACCGCCAAAACGATCGTATCGGTTTAGTCGTTTTTGCGGGTGAAAGTTTCACGCTTTGTCCGCTAACGTCGGATTATTCGGTGTTAGTAGAATTGCTCCGAGATGTAGAGATTGGACAACTCGAGGATGGCACGGCTATCGGGGACGCGCTTGCAACGGCTACCCATCGGTTACGCGCCTCGGAATCTCAAACAAAGATTGTTATCCTCCTGACTGATGGTGAAAACAACGCGGGTAGCATTGAACCGGGAGCCGCGGCCTCCCTTGCGCAATCCTTCGGGATTAAGGTCTATACGATCGGTATGGGAGAAGAGGGGGGTGCCCGCATTCCTTACGCGGATACGACCTTTGGTAAACGATATCGAGAGGTTCTAACCTACCTCGATGAGGATACCCTGAAACAGATTGCCAATACAACTGGAGGTCGCTATTTTCGTGCTACAGACACACAATCGCTGAAACAAATCTACGCAGAAATTGATCGTTTTGAAAAAACGAAATTTGAGACAGTCAACATCGTTGTCCACAAGGAGTTGACGGTATACCTCTTAATACCCGCACTGCTCCTGCTGGGAACCGAGATTCTATTAAGCAACACAGTTTTACGGAAAATCCCTTAA